TTCTGGTGTGTCTTTGCTATGTTCGAGCGAGTTGTCGCCTTTGCTTTCGGTCTGAACGTCAATCATAACAGCtacctccatctccatccagCAAAGTTGAACAGACGACTGGTCGATCTATTCAACTGGCCCGCCGTATTTTCATACTGGAGACCTTGACAGCTGGCTTCCCCCGACTGGCTTACCCCACGTTGCCCAGCACGTTTCAATGGAGGACACATGTCCAGCCACACACAGCATGGCCCGAGTCCTTCAGAAGACGTCCTCAATCTATTCTTGAGACGGAATGCTTGTCTCACATACCATAGTGTTATGAGCATGCGTTGGACGGGTTGAGACAGGCCATAGTTCAGAAATAATCTCAATCCAGCAACTCAATATTGCGACACCTGGCATTCGATCAGTCAGCCCAACCTCTCACGTATTCCATTCCATGATCAATCGATAGGCATCAATAACCCCGCACAGTCTGATTGGGGCTTTTCCCTGGATATGTTGTGGTTTACCTGCCGGGCATGTCCGTGAAGTTATTTGTCGCTGATGCTACTCTGACAGCACATGGGGAATGCAGTTTTGCTTTTTCCCAACTTCATCGTACCATTTCCCTATATCTGATCCACTGGTATACACCCGTTCCTTCAAAATACTTCACCAGAATTAGACCCGAGGCAAGCAACAAGTTTAGCGCATGAGAGGACTATGGCCAGATCCTCACAACTAGTCATCAATCATTCAGGCATTGATATTCTAACAGATCTTGATGTAAGCTTCGACACATGAATGTCAACTACGTACCGCGTTGTTGGTTTGATTCGGATCCATATCAGCCAATCTCAGCACTAGCCATACGATCCATCCCTGAGGCACTCAGTCAATATCCAACACAATGCTTTCACGCATGTTCATATCGCTACAACTACATGGTTCCTATCGTTATCCATTCGATAGCATACACTATTCCACAACCTTGACAATTCTTATGTATGCTCTTCGTGGTTTCGAAGAGCCAATTGCTACATTCAAATGCCCACATGGTGCATATGGTCGATCAAGAGCATAACGCATGGTCAAAAGAAGGCAGATGAAAGGCCAACTCTTTGGAAGTGTCGTCTAACTCTCTGGTACCATGATCCAAGTGCTGTGGCTTGGTGACTTGTTGCTTGACTTGCAAACCAACTCGTGATGGGACCAGAGTTACTGCCTCGAGAACTTGATCAACGTATGTGCTCGAAAACCACATGTTCAACAAACAGTCCGTATACGAAACAATTCATTGTTATTCTGGTTGCCGGAACTCGGAAATCACCTTGCCTTAGGTGCAAGTCATTGCGGTATGGTCGGTGATGCTCCCCGGCCACATCCTTATCCTCACAATGTCCAAGAAGGGCTTGGTCTGCTTTACATATCGTTGAACCTGGCCTCCCAGAAGCTTCAGTCCCTGCAGCCGCCCTTGCTCCCGGTCGACAAGGATGGCATGGTGGACATGCTGGCTTGAGCACTCGCATGTTCTGCACAGCGGCTATGTAGCTGCATGTGTAAAAGCTGACCAATTAAAAATGCAGTATCATCGGGAAGAACAAACATGGGCCCCTGTTGGGGCGTTTCAAAACCACCAGCCGTCCTTAGGCCCGCGTGTGAGCCTTTTGAGTCTAAGCGGCCATTGACTGGACTGCTCCAAGATGCCGTGGGGGAGCCTGGTCGCCAAGACTTAACCAGTGAGTTGAGTCGCCACGTTTACCTTCTAGAGCCTTAGGGCGTCCACTACCTGGCACACCGGTGCCCGTTAGTCAGTCGTTGGTGGGGGATCCTGACTCTAGTCTACCCGTTCATCGTGCTGTCAGATGCAGATGGCACAGTGGGAAGAGCAACTTGAGGCTTGTTGGGTGCTGACAAAAGTGCCCCACCGAGTttggccatgttgaagaCTCTGGCGATTATCAGTTCTCAGGCTGGCCTGCAGCCGAGAAACATGTCGGGAGCATTCAAGGTCTTGGAGGAGGCAGGAAATTCCCTGAGACCCAACGCTTGCAGTTCCATGCAGTCTCCAAACGGTGATTCTACTGAATACTGAGATAGCAATTGCAATACTACGACGAGTGTCAAGCTTCTCTTGCGGCCAACTAGGAAGCTATGATGGCATTTCGTTCTGGCCCAGTCACTATATCTCAATCCAATGATAGCTCACCACGTCTCTGGCACACCACCCACCGCCGCCACCAGCAACCCCAACGACCAGGACGCAACCTCGATAGACTCCGAGGTCATCAGATGAAGCTTTCAGATTACTTGTCTATCCTGTGTCCGCATCTTCTCAGTCGTTGTCTCCCGTCAGGTCTCTGGACGTGTGCGAATTTGATACAGTGCACATTGTGCAAGACCTGCAACCAATTCCTTGCCACGGTCCAGGGAATAATGCATTGTGAACTAATTCTGAAGTTTGTGGTATGGTGAGGACCAGCTTGCCTTCAATCACCAGAGTACGGCGATGGCTCTGGTGCTTTGAACGACTCCGGGATGTTTTGCCCAGTGGCATGGATGCTCACCCCGGCCTCCGGAGTTCGGGGGCTTTGACCACATACTGCCGCTGCGTTCTTAATCCCCAGATGCGATCAGGCAACGCTTAGTGCGCTTCTGTAACTCTGCCTTGTAGCCGACCCTGTTGAGAGATCTGACCTATGCTTGCATACGCACCAAATTTCATGCTGCGAGTTCTCCATCATGTTGATGGAGCAGTAGNNNNNNNNNNNNNNNNNNNNNNNNNNNNNNNNNNNNNNNNNNNNNNNNNNNNNNNNNNNNNNNNNNNNNNNNNNNNNNNNNNNNNNNNNNNNNNNNNNNNNNNNNNNNNNNNNNNNNNNNNNNNNNNNNNNNNNNNNNNNNNNNNNNNNNNNNNNNNNNNNNNNNNNNNNNNNNNNNNNNNNNNNNNNNNNNNNNNNNNNNNNNNNNNNNNNNNNNNNNNNNNNNNNNNNNNNNNNNNNNNNNNNNNNNNNNNNNNNNNNNNNNNNNNNNNNNNNNNNNNNNNNNNNNNNNNNNNNNNNNNNNNNNNNNNNNNNNNNNNNNNNNNNNNNNNNNNNNNNNNNNNNNNNNNNNNNNNNNNNNNNNNNNNNNNNNNNNNNNNNNNNNNNNNNNNNNNNNNNNNNNNNNNNNNNNNNNNNNNNNNNNNNNNNNNNNNNNNNNNNNNNNNNNNNNNNNNNNNNNNNNNNNNNNNNNNNNNNNNNNNNNNNNNNNNNNNNNNNNNNNNNNNNNNNNNNNNNNNNNNNNNNNNNNNNNNNNNNNNNNNNNNNNNNNNNNNNNNNNNNNNNNNNNNNNNNNNNNNNNNNNNNNNNNNNNNNNNNNNNNNNNNNNNNNNNNNNNNNNNNNNNNNNNNNNNNNNNNNNNNNNNNNNNNNNNNNNNNNNNNNNNNNNNNNNNNNNNNNNNNNNNNNNNNNNNNNNNNNNNNNNNNNNNNNNNNNNNNNNNNNNNNNNNNNNNNNNNNNNNNNNNNNNNNNNNNNNNNNNNNNNNNNNNNNNNNNNNNNNNNNNNNNNNNNNNNNNNNNNNNNNNNNNNNNNNNNNNNNNNNNNNNNNNNNNNNNNNNNNNNNNNNNNNNNNNNNNNNNNNNNNNNNNNNNNNNNNNNNNNNNNNNNNNNNNNNNNNNNNNNNNNNNNNNNNNNNNNNNNNNNNNNNNNNNNNNNNNNNNNNNNNNNNNNNNNNNNNNNNNNNNNNNNNNNNNNNNNNNNNNNNNNNNNNNNNNNNNNNNNNNNNNNNNNNNNNNNNNNNNNNNNNNNNNNNNNNNNNNNNNNNNNNNNNNNNNNNNNNNNNNNNNNNNNNNNNNNNNNNNNNNNNNNNNNNNNNNNNNNNNNNNNNNNNNNNNNNNNNNNNNNNNNNNNNNNNNNNNNNNNNNNNNNNNNNNNNNNNNGGCGGCCATGTCAGCATGTCAGTCACTCTCAGTCACTCCCAGTCAACGAAAAGGGACGAAAATTGCAGTGAGGATAGATGGATTTGATTCACAGTGCTTCTGGTCAAAGATGCTATTACCCGCCATGCCCATGTGATGCAAACTCTCAATCAAGCCAAGATTATAATACTGATGCACTGTACAGATACCTCTGTGCAATAATACGGCAGATTACAGCATCTCTATTCTCTCAGAGAGGGGTGCTGCAGGTATGTTATGCATACTGTAATGCACGTACAGATGATTGGAGGTGGTGCTTGAAATGCTGGTCTGGATTATTGGTGGCAAATGCTTTCGTTTGTTGAGCAAGGAAAGGATAGTTTTGGTCAACACCTCCACCTCGTCTTGGGTTGTATCGAGTTCCTACGATCCTGGTCGAGCCGTCAAGCGATCAGTCTTTTTTATGTTTCGCTTTCTCCGAATCCATGAAGAGTTTGAAGGTTGAGGCTTGGGGgccgagaaggaggaaggGGCTAGGTAATCTAATGGCTTCACGAAGGGGGAGGAAAGAGGAATTGGGCGGCCCAGGACCgtgacatgacatgacatgacatgaaCATGGAATGGGCTGGGCCTGTACGTAGAGGCAAACTCGGCGAGACGAGACGGGCCGTTCACCGGGTGGATGTTCGAAGAGGAACGGGCCTTTCGGACAAGGATCGATgtgatgaagttgagggtgGCAAGGATACATGAGATGTGTTATGTGATTGGCATGGCACCGACTGGTCCAGGCAATTCGTGTATCATGACAATATATATTAGGTCTAGGCGCAAGGGTCAGAGGATGGTCAGAGGGCAACTGCGAGAGACTGGAGAGCTGAGAGGGACTTCAATGGGATCGAGCCCGCATGTCAGATACAGGCCTCAGCTAAAgtccaagcccaagcccgACCCTGACCCTGAGCTTGATCCTGAGCCTTGCATGACACACATACTTTTATCAAGATGATAGATGAGAGTTGAGGTGACATGTTTAACTTAGCTTGCTTAGGTACTGTAGGCACCTGGGTTGAGGTGGGCGCGCGGCTCTACCCGCCCGCTGCAGCGCGTGAGACAGGTTGCAAGCCGCGGATGCATTCTACATAGTAGTCTATATCATGTAATGCCATGCCctgccatgccatgccataTCCTGCTACTTTTGCCTGCCTACCAGGGATTTTGGGTTTGGTTAATCAACATATCCTACCGCAGCAACCTATTGACCGTTTCAGGTATATGGCCTACCAGGTTCAACGTGCACAGCACTAGTCGAAGCTTCCTTGAAGACACGCCGATGCCCGTAATATTACATAGATCCAATGCACATCATGTTTGCAGCGAGCTTTGTTGGCATTCTCCTTCATCCAATGAGGGACTGGGTAATTCACTAAACCATGGTCTCTTCTCTACCCTTCCGGGCTGGGCGATGGGAAGGAAAGAAAGGGGTGTATCCTGTCATGTTAATTGAAGGTTTTGATGATGGTAACAGACTATTTTCGTCCCCGTTCCCCTATTCCTACACCACAAATCCAACCATGTCATGGCATCTAGCATAATACTTGGTACCGTGGTGTCTAAAGAGTCAAGACAATCAGCACACCCAAGTTGGAATCAACCTGGAATGAACAGCATGCTACAATAAAACACACCATTTGCAAAACACATAGAAATGACATATGATAATAGTTTTATCCACCATTCAAATGTAAAATGACTTGATGTTTCGATACCTCAACTAATGTGAAGGTGATACTAAAGTATAGGGTAAGCTCTTTAATCAGACTCATGTGACTACGCGCATAGGTCCCGCGCAAGTCAATGAGAAAAACGTGGATAGTCGGTCACACGCGCCAGCGCCAAAAGCGGACACAACTGACACAACGACAAGAAAATGACAGCAACGCACTCCACAAGGCAAAGAAcgcttcatcatcacaactCACTCAAAACTGGAACCGGCGATGTTAAACCACAACCCCCCATCATAAgcgaaagaaaaaaaaaaaaaaaaaaaaaaaaaaaaaagaaatgtCACACCCTATACGAAAGGCCGCCGAGCCTCAGCACGCTGCGTCTTTTGACCCATGGAACTCATCGTCAACCGGCCACCAACGTCCGAAATCATGTCCCGGAACTGGCTGGCGCGAGTCCCGTAACCGCAAGCTCAACAGCCAATTTCGTAGCGGCTTATCTGGTGGCAAGCGTCTAAGCGACACATGGGGTGCTGGCTCAGAGGATTACGATGTGAAGCGCAAGATGTTGGTCCCCAAGGCCGTGAAAGAAAGGGCACAACGGAGCGTAAAGGACATGCTCGTGCAACCAGGCAAGATGCGTGAGAGTCTGGGGGTGAAGGATGAGGTTCAGGaaaaaggacaagaagcaCTCATGGAATCAAGAAAACTGGAGGATGAAGCAAGAGAAGCAGAGCTGCCTCGCCGACGGATGTTTGATGGGGTGATTGTTTACGTTAACGGGAGTAGTTTCCCTCTCATATCagatctcaagctcaagcagctTGTCACCGAACATGGAGGTCAGATGTCATTGCACCTCGGACGCCGGAAAGTCACCCATGTCATTCTAGGAAGGCCAGCTGGAGGATACTCGGGCGCTGGAGGAGGTCTTGCCGGAGGAAAACTAGAAAAAGAGATTAGGAGAACGGCTGGGTGTGGTGTTAAGTTTGTTGGTGCTGAATGGTACCTGTAACTTTCATTTGAACTTGAGCTACGACTAATGCTATCAATAGGATCCTCGAAAGCCTGCAGGCTGGAAAAAGACTACCCGAAGCACGCTTCTCCAGTACTAAGATAGCACCCAAGGCACAGGACAGCGTCTATAGCCTCTTCTCGAGGCTGTCGAGTGGCCAGTCATCCAAGGACTGAGCTATACTCACCTAGGGGTTATGTTTTTGTTTACCGGAGTTTAGGACAGGGGCCACAATCAGTTTCGCTCACAATCTTACACCTACATCTCCGGTTACGAATGGTCAAACATCGGAGGGTCTTTTGCTCCGAGTAAACGGTCGGTAGCGTGGGACAGGGTATCTGTGGTTACGAAAGCGGCTGCGATATAGAAAACTGGAGTCTGACACGCCCTCGCGGGCAACGGAGGCTCGTCTCGAACTGGCTTTCTCCCAGCAATCATCAATTGTTAAATAAGCAGATTGAGTGTCAGAATATCGTGAGTGCCTCATCTGCCAACGTGGTTCCGCATGACGTGGTCTAACTAAAGGCCTCTACCGAACCTGAAATTGACGCTGGATGAAGAAACCAAGTCACGGTATCTTCCACCAATATCACGCCACTCATATTTACCAGGAACATCCGCTATGTTCAGAAAGTTCGCTCATATTACACCTGCTCTAGAGGCGAGCCTTCACCATGCCATCCGTCTCGGTTTCTGCTCGTTCAAAGTACTCCCTGATCCTGGCACGAGCAACAGTCAATGTCGACACATCCTCAATCGTGCTAGGAACGGCAACTTCCTTTTCGAAGTCACCACGAATGGCATTCTCCGCCATCTCCTTGAGTACCCGTCGTAGCATTTTGCCAGACCTTGTTTTGGGGATCATTCCTTTGCCCTGGATGATGCCGCCTAATGAGGCTATAGCACCCACCTGACCACGGACTAACTGCTGTATTTCCTTGACGACTAATTCACTCGGCACTGCTGGATCTGCACAGCCTTGTCCCGAAAGTGCTACGAAGGCGAAAGGAAGCTGACCCTTGAGTGAATCCGGTACGCCGACAATACAAACTTCAACGACACGAGGATGGGCTGCAATGGCCTGCTCAATAGATCCTACGCACTGTTAGCCCATACCGAAGTTCGAAGAAATTGAAGCGTACCACTTGATAGACGATGCGCGCTGACATTTAAAACATCGTCGCTGCGTGCCATCACATGGATATAACCTTGCTGGTCGATCCAGCCCGAATCACCCGTATCAAGCCACTTTCCCTCGAATCTTTTCAAGTAACCTTTCCAAAAGCGTTCTTCATCCTGCCACAGAGTACGAAATCCTGTCGGAGCGAGAGGCATTGCCAAGACAATATTTCCCATGGATCCCCTCTCAACCTCATTGCCCTCATCATCCACGATACGAACGTCAAAGCCTGGCATCGCTTTCCCAGCACTACCAGCCTTCAGGCAAGGAGGGGGGTGTCCACGAACTTCCGTCTTGCGATGCTTGCCAGCGTGCGGAACGAGCGCTCGCCCAGTGATGGGGGAACCAACTTCTGTAGACCACCAATTATCAACTACGTCTGCATTTTCAGCGCAATATTGAGTCAGGAGCTGCTGATAACTGTCGATAAGAGTAGGTTCGGAGCGCTCTCcagcgaggaagagagcCCGCAAACTCTTGAGAGCACCCCGTTTGCCGTAATCGATGAAGGATTGGTTATTGGGGTCATCGCGCCTGATTGCACGTAGAGCTGTTGGCGCTGTAAACATGGTGTTGACTTTATACTCTTCAACTATTCGCCAGAATGACGATGCATCAGGGGTACCGACGGGTTTGCCCTCGTACAAGACAGTTGCAGCTCCCGTGAGGAGTGGGCCGTAGATGATGTATGAGTGACCGACGATCCAGCCAATATCCGATGCCGTAAAAGAAACACACCCAGGTCCGTGAATATTAAACAGATAACTTATGGACAGGTGCAGACCGACAGCGTGACCACCAGCATCGCGGAGGACACCCTTTGGGGTTCCAGTGGTGCCTGAAGTGTGGATGATATAAACAGGGTCGGTGCTCTTGACTGGCACACAGTCCGCCTTGATTCCTCGAGATCGGGCACTGTCGACTAATGTGTTCCAGTCGAGCTGACCAGTCTCGTGGTCAAGATTCCAATAGAGCTGATCCCTTTGCCAGACAATAACATTATGGGGTTTATGACCAGCCAACCGGATCGCTTCCTCTACCAAGCCTTTATATGCAATTGGAGGTTTGTTGCCATCGATACCACAAGACGCCGTCAGAACAGCCACAGGACGGCATGAATCGATACGTTGCGCCAGAGCATTAGGGGCAAAACCACCAAACACTATAGAATGGATAGCGCCCAGTCGATTAGCAGCAAGAATACCTATCACGGCAGCGGGAATCGTAGGCACTATTACTCAAGTTAGCTGCCAGCACTGCTGCAGGGGAATGATGCATGGTCTACTCACTATACAGCAGGACTACATCGCCCTTCTGTATCCCTTGCTCTCTGAGAGCACCAGCAAGAGTCTCAAcctcgccaagaagctgaCTGTATGTATATTTTGCCTTTGTGTTTGTCACAGGACTGTCAAAGTAGATAGCGATGGAATCGCCATGCCCATCAAGTACATGTCGATCAACGCAATTGTAACAAGTAGATATTTCGCCGTCTGGAAACCACTCCCAGCTATCATGTGTAACACCGCTCTTGAGAGTTTTCTGAGTGAGCTGGATGGTTGAAGAGTATGATTTATGCCAGTGAAGATGCTCGGCTTGGTGTCTCCAGAAGTCTTCAGGGTTCTCAAGACTATGCCGAAGTACCTCGTCTTGTATGTGTTGATCTTGCTGGTTGTGAGGCATAGCTGGTAATTCGTTCTTACCTTGTATCTTGGGCTCCTTATTCAATGCAGTACTTGGTATGGATGAGTAACTCCGTGATTTTGTCGACACCAATGGCTTTGGCAGGGAAGAATATCTTGACAACAAATAGCAACCACGATGATTAAAGGGGCATGTTGGAGTGGGAACCGATAAGCTAGGGGGCCGAGTGTATATGATAAATTGAATGGCTTGTCTTAGGCTCAACGGCATCGGGCCTCGCTACCGACAAATTCCGGGCCGTCTTTGACGGTGTATAAATAACTCTGCCTGGGCGACGATCTCCTCTGCAATAAAAGCGCCCAATGGAGGTTTCAAAGGTCAAGCTTGATGAAAGAAGCCCAGGTGAGGGAGTTTGACTTTGATACATGAATAGCAATATCGGATCAAAGGAAGTGCTATTAAGTGAGGAGATAGATGATATATCTTAAGGCGAGGTGAGTCCAGTGAAACTACCTTGCACTACTGGAGACTGGTAGCATCAAGGGACATACAGCGAGATGATTTATCCCCCAAACAAATTCCCATCCTAATCATCAGTTGCGGCTCTCCCCAGCTCGCATGGCAGGGCGAGTGTAAGTGGTGCGCTGGCTTCATACTAGATACCTTCCCCGCCTTACGCCAAGATGGCCTTCCCATTTGTCCGGTAGGCCTTACCGGTAACGGTCGGATCGGTATAAGGCCGAGCCGTGATAGCTAATAATTGTTGTGTTCGTCGGTAACGTGTAAAGTTTATTTGGTGGTTGATGTCTGAGACGGTGATATCCCGGATATTCGGAATCACTGAGCTCTGATTGACTGCCGTAGGTAGTACACTTCTTAGGTAAACAATTTGACAGGGTAACCTTGACGGTATGCCTCACCGCATCAAGAAATTGTTTTTTCATGGAATGTAATATCTTCGTATGCCGAGAAGATATAGCAATGCGTTGGTTGATACTTTTTGAATGGTATCATTGTTCGATTGTATGTCGCGCGGTGTCAAAGTACATGCTTTCGATAACCAATCCCAAATCTACCAAAGCAACTAAGACCGAAGGCACAGGAAATCATTAGTTTTTCAGCAGCCCTTGTATCACTGGCAGTACCAAAGCATGGCTAAGTTATCAAGTGAACAAACGTTAGCTTTGTCTCGGCACATAACAACTGAAACAAAGACCCAAGACATATTCACAGCGTAAACACGACAACAGAGTTAATAATGCCGGGCCAAAACTGGCCTCTCAGCAATGCTTGCTTTTGCCTTGACTATGATACATGGTTTCCCAGAGGCTAGCAATAACATTGAATCTGATTGACAAGATACCATAAACACGCCCGGCTTTGTGGATATATATGCACCAGTAACCTGATTGCAATATTAAAGACATTTGGCATCCCAAAAATATGtatcaagaagaggaaacgGGATTCGAGGTTGGAAATGCGTCTCTTGAAGTTATTGATGGGAGCAGAAACGAAGACGAACCGCGAGTGAAGCTAGACAAGATCGTCCTGTTTTGCTCAAGGCAAAAAAACACATTATATTCCCAGCCCCGAAAGAAGATCTCACACACAGGGAATATGCGAGCTCCTTCCGAACACCGAGACAAAACTCATATACAAGAATGTCTCAACTCCTGCAAAGCGTGGCCATCATTAGACAAGACTCCATAGAGCGTTGCAAGGGTATACCGGTTCTCCCGTGTCGTATGTTCGTAACCCAAAATAAAAAGTTCTATACATTCCCTGAAAGATCGCTTGCATCCCCCAACTGAAACCAAACCATCGCTAACTGTCCCACACCACTCCATCAGGAATGATGGAAGCTCCCACGTGAATTAAGTATTACTGAGCGTAAAGCATCGTAGGCACGACGTGGAGTAGGCTTGCTAGCTGTTGATTTACAGGAAAGCAGCAAGACCGACGACGGCAGCAAGACCGGCACCGGAGAGAGCGGCAACCTTGCCGGCACCGGCGGTGGGGACCTCGGAAGGAGCACCAGCGGTGGGGGTAGCACCGGGACCAGCAGGAGAGCCAGGCTTGCCGCTCTCACCACCGTGGCCGGGCTTACCAGTAGGGTAAACGGGGACTATGGTGGAGTTGTTGCCGTGGTGGGCGGGAGGAGGAGCGGGGCTGAGACACTGTCAGTATTTTttggcaaggctgaggaCATCGGATATAGATAACTTACCAGTCGTGGCAAACGACAGCGGAGGTGGTGATGACGGGCTTGGTGACGGTGCAAGGGCAGTCAGTGATGGTGAGGGTGGTGGCCTCAGTGATAGTGTAGGTCTTGTCGCCGTGGACGATCTCAGTAGGACCGGGGCAGTAGGTGGTGTAGGCAGTGACGACCTCGGTGGTGTAGGTAACGTTCTTGGCGTGGGCAGCGACGCCAGCAGCGAAAGCGAGAGCAGCAGCGAACTTCATTTTGTCGGTTTGTTTGGGTTGGGATTAAATTAAGGTAACTCGAAAGTTGTATAGTTTGTAGATGTGCTGTAACGAATGAAATTGACTAAAAGTCAAGGTATAGTAGCGAATGAATGTGTGTGGgtgaagaggaaggaaggaaagaaagctTCTGGAGATCTGGAGGACTTGagctttatattaagatGAGGTCTTCGCTCGACAGGGACTGATAGGGAGGTTGATGGGATTTCGGATATGGGGGGTGTGGGTATGGGTGTGGGTGTGGGTGTGGGTGTGGCCCGCAATGGATCAGTAATGGAGGGGTGGGACCTGGAGCCACAGGGGATCTGGGGCATGGGGGGTCCTTGAGAATAGCGATTAATTAAAATCTGTACGGAGTACGAGCAGGCCATTCATCCAGTGTCAGAGGCCCCGTGCAAGTCTAGAGCGGACGGCGAGACGAGCACGGGACAAGAGTCAGGAAAAGACAAAAAGATAGGCTCATCTAGGCTCAAGTTCCGGTAGCACACTACCTGTGTAATG
This DNA window, taken from Fusarium oxysporum f. sp. lycopersici 4287 chromosome 7, whole genome shotgun sequence, encodes the following:
- a CDS encoding hypothetical protein (At least one base has a quality score < 10) → MSHPIRKAAEPQHAASFDPWNSSSTGHQRPKSCPGTGWRESRNRKLNSQFRSGLSGGKRLSDTWGAGSEDYDVKRKMLVPKAVKERAQRSVKDMLVQPGKMRESLGVKDEVQEKGQEALMESRKLEDEAREAELPRRRMFDGVIVYVNGSSFPLISDLKLKQLVTEHGGQMSLHLGRRKVTHVILGRPAGGYSGAGGGLAGGKLEKEIRRTAGCGVKFVGAEWILESLQAGKRLPEARFSSTKIAPKAQDSVYSLFSRLSSGQSSKD
- a CDS encoding propionyl-CoA synthetase, yielding MPLSLRQAIQFIIYTRPPSLSVPTPTCPFNHRGCYLLSRYSSLPKPLVSTKSRSYSSIPSTALNKEPKIQGKNELPAMPHNQQDQHIQDEVLRHSLENPEDFWRHQAEHLHWHKSYSSTIQLTQKTLKSGVTHDSWEWFPDGEISTCYNCVDRHVLDGHGDSIAIYFDSPVTNTKAKYTYSQLLGEVETLAGALREQGIQKGDVVLLYMPTIPAAVIGILAANRLGAIHSIVFGGFAPNALAQRIDSCRPVAVLTASCGIDGNKPPIAYKGLVEEAIRLAGHKPHNVIVWQRDQLYWNLDHETGQLDWNTLVDSARSRGIKADCVPVKSTDPVYIIHTSGTTGTPKGVLRDAGGHAVGLHLSISYLFNIHGPGCVSFTASDIGWIVGHSYIIYGPLLTGAATVLYEGKPVGTPDASSFWRIVEEYKVNTMFTAPTALRAIRRDDPNNQSFIDYGKRGALKSLRALFLAGERSEPTLIDSYQQLLTQYCAENADVVDNWWSTEVGSPITGRALVPHAGKHRKTEVRGHPPPCLKAGSAGKAMPGFDVRIVDDEGNEVERGSMGNIVLAMPLAPTGFRTLWQDEERFWKGYLKRFEGKWLDTGDSGWIDQQGYIHVMARSDDVLNVSAHRLSSGTLQFLRTSVWANSA
- a CDS encoding propionyl-CoA synthetase; this translates as MPLSLRQAIQFIIYTRPPSLSVPTPTCPFNHRGCYLLSRYSSLPKPLVSTKSRSYSSIPSTALNKEPKIQGKNELPAMPHNQQDQHIQDEVLRHSLENPEDFWRHQAEHLHWHKSYSSTIQLTQKTLKSGVTHDSWEWFPDGEISTCYNCVDRHVLDGHGDSIAIYFDSPVTNTKAKYTYSQLLGEVETLAGALREQGIQKGDVVLLYMPTIPAAVIGILAANRLGAIHSIVFGGFAPNALAQRIDSCRPVAVLTASCGIDGNKPPIAYKGLVEEAIRLAGHKPHNVIVWQRDQLYWNLDHETGQLDWNTLVDSARSRGIKADCVPVKSTDPVYIIHTSGTTGTPKGVLRDAGGHAVGLHLSISYLFNIHGPGCVSFTASDIGWIVGHSYIIYGPLLTGAATVLYEGKPVGTPDASSFWRIVEEYKVNTMFTAPTALRAIRRDDPNNQSFIDYGKRGALKSLRALFLAGERSEPTLIDSYQQLLTQYCAENADVVDNWWSTEVGSPITGRALVPHAGKHRKTEVRGHPPPCLKAGSAGKAMPGFDVRIVDDEGNEVERGSMGNIVLAMPLAPTGFRTLWQDEERFWKGYLKRFEGKWLDTGDSGWIDQQGYIHVMARSDDVLNVSAHRLSSGSIEQAIAAHPRVVEVCIVGVPDSLKGQLPFAFVALSGQGCADPAVPSELVVKEIQQLVRGQVGAIASLGGIIQGKGMIPKTRSGKMLRRVLKEMAENAIRGDFEKEVAVPSTIEDVSTLTVARARIREYFERAETETDGMVKARL